A region of the Macrobrachium nipponense isolate FS-2020 chromosome 14, ASM1510439v2, whole genome shotgun sequence genome:
aataccctaaAACTGTTGGGAGggataatgaaataaatgaaaatgcttcGGAAATCGAAActggaaaaacaaaattttcaaaattttaaattaaatgttcTTCCAGTCCCTTGAATTTTATCGCCGGAATTAAATTTGTAGCGAACGATCTCTCGCTAATTGAAAGTTTAATCTGCGAAATCCTCCTTTGAaagagcctatatatatatatatatatacatatatagtatattatatatatataatatatatatataatatatatatctatatatatatatatatatatatatatatgtgtgtgtgtgtgtgtgtgtgtgttatatatatatatatatatatatatatatatatatgtatatatatatatatatatatatatctatatatatataaatatataataatataatattatatattaatatttatataatatatatatatatatatatatatcatatattataatatatattatattaattattatatatatatatatatggtcttgcATTTGTTTGAATCTGCTCCTTTTCTTATTACTCTATGGCATCGTTTCACTTTCAGTTCATTTATCATTAtagctttttcatttactttttttttttgagacgttTGACTAGAAACCGGAGTATACCACACTCCACACTAGACCCATGCTGGTCTAAACAACTGAGAGCAATCCATAGCTAGGCCGACCCTAGAAACATAACATATTGTTTCGAAGCTTGAACGAAAGTAAGGTCTGAAGTGATCTTGGACAAAGTTACTTTCATTTTGGTGAGAGACAAGCCAAGCTTAATAACGCCTATTGTCAAAAGTGGACTTTTATCGCCTGGAAGCTTCTTACATAACATACCTCCTCCATACATATTCTTAATGCAATGAGAATTTACAACAAACTATCTGCTTGGGTGACTTTGATGTGTTGACAGCACTCAGTCTAATTGCTGAATACCCTAACAATTGAGAGACTGActagattgttttttttaattaatctgtGCATCAATTGACCAAATATTACCATTAATTGTTAAATACATTAGCCAACTTCTGCCTCTTTATCATTGAAATTATGCCTTTCTAATATACACATTGCTTCATCCCTAGTATTACAAAAACCCTAACCCTATATTTTTCAAGCTGACAGTAAATCTTTAATATTACTTCTGACTGATAGATGGTTTATGAGCTGCGTGAGCTTCTCCCAGTCACGACCAGTTTCAGTGAAATTGGCTGGAAATATTTACCGTTAGCTCCAAGAAGCCACAGTTTACACTGTACTgattaaattgaattgaatatagactttaggccaGAGACCGGGCATTAGGACCTATGAGATcaatcagcactgaaacggaaattgacagtaaaaggtctgatagatgtaacaggaggaaacctcacacttgcactatgaaccaattgttaggagacggtggaaagtaagatggaagaaaaagaatatggaaggaacagagaaccttaggtaatgcctacagggtACCgtacggcactaacccctacagGGTACACTgtactgttttttccatctgtccatccgcctgtggtggtcgcgcatggtaacactgcgtcccgggcgcatattcctgaagtctggatggaaatagaccctctcggatattagaaccaatcagagcgtgttttggagcggtgacgttgtgagactccgccctccttagtgttaccacctataaacttttcttaattcttgcaaaagcaccaattttgaaaacattaatcgtatataatacgttataatattggtaaatatattagttattatagatgcatacagaatatatgtatcaactatgctgtACCAGCTAGCATTTACGCTGACGCTTATTATAAAAAGGTACTGAGAGTCTGCGTACGAAAGGTATATGGCACCACTGCTCAATGTAAACAAACTGAAGAAGTTCCTCAGGCATCTGGATTCCATAAAAATTGCAAACCAGTTGAATATTTGCTGCAATGCActggaagtgcaataagaaatGGTGGAGCTGGGCGAGGTAAGATACCTTGTCAGCTAACCTCCATCGCAAGACGCTCAACTGGCAGGCCAAGGGGAGCTGCACCGCTGTGTAAAGGCCGTCATCCGACAGGTACTGTGTCCTTACAACCTAAACGTCCCCGTAATTTGGCTCACAACATTTCCTGCAATGTGGCCAATGGGAAATCTAATGGCACAAATCATTAAGtgaaaaatagtgatatttatgttttttttttttactggcataTATTTGATTCAAATGGAAAATAGGAAACCTATTTTCGAATTCATATTTCTCACACTTCACAATAGTTTTTGATTAGTGTTAAGGCAACGTATTAaattcatgtatttattatagctcttaagacatgaattattccatttttattgtatctggttgacaatggaactgtgcagtttggagtcaatcaactttggtatgatgtacaatgtgagtaatcttttgtttataataaacttttgtataaaataatcttttgtaaataatgtttttttttcttatattccaagctatgcagttgattttaaaatttacaatgaaatatcagcaaaggaaagcttttttgtatccgaggctgcaatggtaataggtatgtataatataagcaaagcaaaaattttgCATAGTTTAGGATACCTGAATACAGGACACTTCAACCCCTACCCCGCTCCCACACCTtccctagttaaaaaaaaaaaaaatgcagtttgtATGATCTATCACTGATGTGCACGCGTGTGcgtatgataaaataatttttttaaaagcttaTCTTAACATAAGGCtgattattttgaatttctaTTTAATCTTAATCTAGTTGCAGTCTTCTTTGTTTATTAGTGTGTGGCTGCATGTTGCGTGGCGTTTGCACATCCATATTTTTGAAAAGATCTGATACTTTTCAGATGAACTTTATTGGATCTTTTGTAGTTGTAGAAGTCACTGCATGATATCTCATGCAAGTTGTACTGTAATGTCAAGAGACCTTTCATTGTAGCAGCATTCAACTTATTCCTATCTTTTGTCCGCTGACTTTTCATTAGTGAAAATACTCGCTCTACATTCGCATCGTGGAATGCTACAGCAAAGAAAAACTGCAATTCTTAGCAATTGTGAATGACATTCAATATTCTTTGATTTTTCAAAGTATTTGGTCCATTTTTCATGTGCTGACAATTTATTGAAATCTTCATTATTGTTGTAACTCTTTATAAACACCTTCAAATTCCTAACTTGATCGAAGCATTTCACGTCATcaacttctatctatctatcccttTGTCTATCAAATATTTAACAGAAGGCTCCACAGCATCCCAATTTGGTAAATCAGTTAAGCTCATCCACTTGAAGCAAGAAAACTCTTCCATTGGTTTCATCCACTTTCCTAGATACTCTGAACATCTGTTGTACAAATTAGTTACGTCTGCAAAAATACTTTCACACTCTTTTCCATACCCTTCTGTACGTTTCTGAGCAACCAGTCCTTTAACTTTTAAGGAtacgaaatttttattttatccttctaCGAGAACTTTGTGAACAGATTCCAGACACGTCAACACTTCTACAACAGAATTGCcccaagcgcctcggtggcgtggttggtatggtgttagcgttccacctcggtggtcgcaggttcgattctcggccattccattgaggagtgagagatgtgtatttctggtgatagaagttcactctcgacgtggttcggaagtcacgtaaagccgttggacccattgctgaataaccactggttccatgcgacgtaaaagcaccatacaaacaaacaaacaacagaatTGCTTACCCTTTCAATTGTTTGAATGTGTGTATGATGGATATAGCATATTTTAAGAAGAGAAGACGAGTTAGTCCAGGATGTGCCTGAATGGAAGCCGCTTGGCAGGAGAGGACGTGGTAGACCAAGAGAAACGTGGCTAATGACAATGCGGAGGGAAGCTGCATCTGAGAATTGGGTTGAGCTCAGAGAGATggcacaggaaagagacatatggCGGGAATTCATTGAGGCCCTATGCATCCCGTGGGTGCCAGAGGATTAAGTATATAAGTGTATGAAACACGTTCATTAATGAGTGCATGTGTCAGAGATGTATTTCACTCAATTTATTTCATTCTCAAAGAATTTTCTAATTGCTGTGGGTGGGTGGTCTTGTGATAAAAAGAAGGACTTAAAGAGCAGGATGAATCTGTGTCAAcccctcgttatatatatatatatatatatatatagatatatatatataatatatatatatatatatatatatatatatattgttcatttatatcacgtatattttttgttgttgtcgccgtcattgttgttatttttattttattattctttttttaatttgtatgaaaGCTGAAATTCCGGACATTTGTATAAATTTTGACACCTAAATGCAGGACATACCCGGACGTATGGCAACCCTAGTGTATGCGTGCatataatgtgtttgttttttggtctAATTACATTGTTATTCATTTGTTATATTCCGTTTTGTATTTCCTCATTTGTTCATATGTAGCCATCTGATCTTTGGTGACCTGCCGTGCAAGTTCTTTGCCCCGTTAGGCCTATACCATAGGTATGTTCGCTAATTTTAATAgtagaataataaataactatagTCGAGCGGTCCATAATGTTAAGGCCCAACTTGCCGAAGAAATATAGGTTCAAGGTCCTAATAAGGTTATCAATTAGCTTTATGAAtatttacccactatttttcatGGTGTGACtaaatatctattttcttttcgctTGGTTTTGTCTTAATCAAATGGGAAATTTATTCAGTGGAAGCTCGCTAagcaaagaaaagtttttttctcttACCTATTACTTAGAAGCctgtgtataaataataataataacagtaatactaataattacTACCTTCCCTTTCCGTTTCACTGCACAGTGTTAAGTTAATCACAGAACACTGTATAGCAAGCAGGCTTACGGCTCACTTTGAACACCAACATAAGCCTAAATCATGAGTGTTCAGTTGGTATGGCAAAGGACGAGAAGAAATGAAATGTGAATaaatcatacatttatttatatcgtCAATGGTGCTGTTCTCTTCCCTTTCCTCTTacgtaaaacaataataatgatgatcataATACAGATTCATaactttaaaaaggaaaataaacttcaGAATCCGACTTCCCTCGAAGAAGAAGTCTGGGTAAACACAATGAATATTGCTGTTTGCGCGGCCTCGCTTTTCATCTTGTTTGCGCTTCCATAATCTTCATGTCCTGTGTGATATTACTCTGCAAACGCTGTTCTTTGGCTTCGGGTATTTCCGCGTTCTGCAAACCGAGTCGCAAAGGAGATCTATAAAAAAATTCCGAGGAGTGTGTATATATTGAAGCTGAGCATAATAACGTACTTTcctttctgaaagagagagagggaggagtttTCCCCGTAGTGTTTTCGATTCTACGGGATAGATTTTAGGGTGCCTGATGAGCTGTGTAGTGATTCTCGGTTTTCCCCCTGGTTATTTTCTTTTAGGTTTCTGAAAGGTGGACTGTAGTGGAGCTAATGCCATGCAAGTCTAGACTTATCCCTTCGAGACACAACTGAGATAACCCCCACTTcaggtaaaaaacaaataaagcatCATTCTGAAGGATCTAATTAACCTTTGTAATTGTTCACTCAAACGTCGTTGTCTGGGATGTTAAAGTAATGGCGTCACTGAGTGGCAGAGGAAGCGATCATTTAGCTCGATTGGGGAGGGAGGGTTTCTGGAGCTGATTCGGCAGGAACGAGGCTTGCGTCATGGATGATAAGGTCCTCGGAAACATCATCTCCCAGTCGACGATGTCTGAAAGGAAGGTCTACTAAGACAGCTTTGCTTGGATCGACGGGGCCGCCGCCTCCCAGTCGACTGAAAACGAAGGGCCCTCTTGGCTGCTCGACTTCTTGCTGCTGTTTCTGGTGGCTGACGTAGTAGAACGGATGCTGGAAGCCGTCGAAATCCTTTTCGCTGCTGTCGAAGCCCTGGTGCtctagaggagaaagagagagatgagataaaaATGTTACTCATTAATAATTAGGCCGACTGCGTTGAGGAAACTTGCAACCAACCGTAGCAGTTAGGCGATGGTTGAGTAACGCTTCGTATTTTAATCTGGTTTAGAAAAAGACATAAACTTTAAAATTCATGCTAATCAGATTTTTAATATCGCGGAATGCTGTTCTGTTTATTGATAAATTTCAAGGAAATGTGCTGTGTGAAACGTTTCTTATTTGACTGTTCGAAAGGCAATCTCTGAATTAGCCCAGGCTTCTTATTTCCAAGACGATTCGTTATTAAGCAGTAGCAAGCATTATTTATCCCCAGAAGGACTccgagaaaaacaaaattgttacGGAAGTTTTCAAATGAAAGCTTCGAAAATACGAC
Encoded here:
- the LOC135226576 gene encoding uncharacterized protein LOC135226576; this translates as MRCVLFVMVMGVVGVVRSRYAPTRDHSKDWLSLINGQQQLRDARIIYSILNEDPDFFLNKREHQGFDSSEKDFDGFQHPFYYVSHQKQQQEVEQPRGPFVFSRLGGGGPVDPSKAVLVDLPFRHRRLGDDVSEDLIIHDASLVPAESAPETLPPQSS